The following coding sequences are from one Paenibacillus sp. JDR-2 window:
- a CDS encoding ABC transporter permease has translation MKNGVIRELFKNRTLLLMFLPVAVLLFLFNYLPLAGLVIAFKDFDFTKGIFGSDWMDPLFDNFDYLFSSDTAFRAVRNTILLNALFITVGLIFEVGFALLLNEVRNKYFKRVSQSLTFLPFFISWIVVGVFAYNLLDFESGAVNHFLTTIGLQPIDFYSEAGLWPIILTIAVRWKATGYGTIIYLAALTSVDNSYYEAASIDGATRWQQIRYISLPMLRPTIIILTLLAVGRIMNADFGMFYAMVGDASLLFPTTDVIDTFVYRSLRKSGDIGMASAAGFLQSMIAFVLVIASNYAARKIDKDSAIF, from the coding sequence ATGAAAAATGGAGTCATTCGGGAATTGTTTAAAAATCGCACCTTACTGCTTATGTTCCTCCCTGTAGCGGTACTCCTATTTTTGTTCAACTACCTGCCGCTAGCCGGACTTGTAATCGCCTTCAAAGATTTCGACTTTACCAAAGGCATATTCGGCAGCGACTGGATGGATCCGCTATTCGATAACTTTGATTACCTGTTCTCCTCGGACACCGCGTTCCGGGCCGTGAGAAACACGATTCTGCTGAATGCGTTGTTTATCACGGTTGGCCTCATTTTCGAAGTCGGGTTCGCGCTTCTGCTGAACGAGGTCAGGAACAAATATTTCAAACGGGTATCGCAGTCCCTGACGTTCCTGCCGTTCTTTATTTCCTGGATCGTCGTTGGCGTATTCGCCTACAATCTGCTCGACTTCGAGAGCGGAGCGGTAAACCACTTCCTTACAACCATTGGCCTCCAGCCGATCGACTTCTACAGTGAAGCAGGATTATGGCCGATCATCCTCACCATTGCGGTAAGGTGGAAGGCAACGGGATACGGCACGATCATTTACCTGGCGGCACTGACTTCCGTCGACAACTCTTACTATGAAGCGGCTTCGATCGACGGAGCGACAAGATGGCAGCAGATCCGTTACATCAGCCTTCCGATGCTGCGTCCAACGATCATTATACTAACGCTGCTCGCCGTGGGAAGAATTATGAATGCGGACTTCGGCATGTTTTACGCGATGGTTGGCGACGCTTCCCTGCTGTTCCCGACGACAGACGTTATCGATACGTTCGTGTACCGCAGCTTGCGTAAATCCGGCGACATCGGCATGGCTTCCGCGGCAGGGTTCCTGCAGTCGATGATTGCATTTGTACTGGTTATCGCGAGCAACTATGCAGCACGCAAAATCGATAAAGATTCGGCCATCTTCTAG
- a CDS encoding carbohydrate ABC transporter permease has protein sequence MPAKRFSISQSLIILVISLFSLSCLFPFIMVISGSLSTENDIINYGYTIWPKHITFDSYRILFLGSNRIIDAYGISILVTVAGTILSVFVTSMGAYVMARRSFKYRNILSVYVIITMLFNGGLVPWYIICVHYLNLKDSLWALILPMLANAFNMFLIRNFMNSIPEEINESAKMDGAGEFKIFYRLIMPLSLPVLATVGLFVALSYWNDWFLGLMFVDKQELQPLQLLLRTLVSNVEFLKSSSNASAMQRISAQIPSESIKMALTVVTIGPIVFLYPFLQRYFVKGLMVGAVKG, from the coding sequence ATGCCAGCAAAAAGATTTTCAATCTCGCAGTCTCTCATTATTCTCGTCATTTCTTTGTTCAGCTTGTCCTGTCTATTCCCGTTCATCATGGTTATATCGGGCTCGCTAAGCACGGAGAACGACATTATCAATTACGGTTACACGATATGGCCGAAGCACATTACGTTTGATTCCTACCGGATCCTGTTCCTCGGCTCCAACCGGATTATCGATGCTTACGGCATCAGTATTCTCGTCACGGTAGCCGGAACGATTTTGTCCGTATTTGTTACCAGCATGGGCGCTTACGTTATGGCAAGACGTTCCTTCAAGTACCGGAATATTTTATCCGTCTACGTTATCATTACGATGCTCTTCAACGGCGGTCTGGTACCTTGGTATATCATCTGCGTTCATTATCTGAATCTGAAAGACTCGCTTTGGGCACTCATTCTACCGATGCTCGCCAACGCGTTTAATATGTTCCTGATCCGCAACTTCATGAATTCGATTCCGGAAGAGATTAACGAGTCGGCGAAAATGGACGGAGCGGGGGAATTCAAGATTTTCTACCGCCTGATCATGCCGCTGTCGCTGCCCGTTCTGGCAACCGTTGGATTGTTCGTCGCCTTGAGCTATTGGAACGACTGGTTCCTCGGCCTGATGTTCGTCGACAAGCAGGAGCTCCAGCCACTGCAGCTGCTGTTAAGAACATTGGTATCCAACGTTGAGTTTCTCAAGAGCTCGAGCAACGCTTCGGCGATGCAGCGCATATCGGCGCAAATACCGTCGGAATCGATCAAGATGGCGCTTACCGTTGTTACGATCGGCCCAATCGTTTTCCTGTATCCGTTCCTGCAGCGTTATTTCGTCAAAGGCCTCATGGTAGGCGCAGTAAAAGGATGA
- a CDS encoding extracellular solute-binding protein: MKKKVRIMSLALATTMSLSLMLSACSSSNNGNGNTTPSNSSGGNTPKESTATESTEPEKEVTLKFYFGGDKKAATDEVWSKVSEYVKEKGLNIKFDINFIPFGDFKDKMLVMAASGDKWDMNFDGDWLSYKQMAAKGSYMTLNDLLPEYAPNLYKKYQEQGTLGAATVNGNIVGLPWTMKMNERKFVAWRSDLTEKAGLDIPEGSVKTIEDMDKLLRQMKEAYPNERINRTTPLSIFMIRDEWVDLNFHGLGFYLNDPAVKVQPVEQQPFYLEASKLAKVWYDENLINRDAMIDKTDEAAEWRNGKKLVTVTSHEWVEANPGFSDPSYKLTASEFYPDKKFINRTALANVVAINRNSKNADRVLRFLDMIETDKTLYDLVQYGIEGKTYVLNGDTAEYPDGMDTTTSNYMEWGGQWAFWKPQFMRPTMTYGPGFWENEAKFASEPNNVNSPIDGLFLAEDAIKNEVAKRDAASDELSRPIEFGVVKDVDKAVNDYIETQKKNGLDSIITETQKQIDAFIANKK; encoded by the coding sequence ATGAAGAAGAAGGTCCGCATTATGTCGTTAGCTCTCGCTACTACGATGTCGCTTAGCTTAATGCTGTCGGCATGCAGCAGCTCTAATAACGGCAACGGCAATACGACGCCTAGCAACAGCAGCGGCGGGAACACTCCTAAGGAAAGCACGGCAACCGAAAGCACGGAGCCGGAAAAAGAAGTCACGCTGAAGTTCTACTTCGGCGGCGACAAAAAAGCGGCTACCGACGAAGTATGGTCAAAAGTCAGCGAGTACGTGAAAGAAAAAGGCCTTAATATTAAATTCGATATTAACTTTATTCCGTTTGGCGACTTCAAAGATAAAATGCTCGTTATGGCCGCTTCCGGCGACAAATGGGATATGAACTTTGACGGCGACTGGCTGTCCTACAAGCAAATGGCGGCAAAAGGCTCTTATATGACGCTGAACGATCTGCTGCCGGAATATGCGCCTAACCTGTACAAGAAATATCAGGAGCAAGGCACGCTTGGCGCAGCTACCGTTAACGGCAACATCGTAGGCTTGCCATGGACGATGAAGATGAATGAACGCAAGTTTGTCGCTTGGCGTTCCGACCTGACGGAGAAAGCGGGTCTGGATATTCCGGAAGGCTCCGTCAAAACCATCGAAGATATGGACAAACTGCTCCGCCAGATGAAGGAAGCTTACCCGAACGAAAGAATTAACCGTACAACGCCGCTCTCGATCTTTATGATTCGCGACGAGTGGGTCGACCTGAACTTCCATGGTCTTGGTTTCTACCTGAATGATCCGGCTGTCAAAGTACAACCGGTCGAGCAGCAGCCTTTCTACCTGGAGGCATCCAAGCTGGCGAAAGTATGGTATGACGAAAACCTGATCAACCGCGATGCGATGATCGACAAAACGGATGAAGCAGCCGAATGGAGAAACGGCAAGAAGCTCGTAACCGTTACTTCCCACGAATGGGTGGAAGCTAACCCTGGCTTCTCCGATCCGTCTTACAAACTGACGGCTTCCGAGTTCTATCCGGACAAAAAATTCATTAACCGTACCGCGCTTGCTAACGTTGTAGCGATTAACCGCAATTCGAAAAACGCGGACCGCGTGCTTCGCTTCCTCGATATGATCGAGACGGACAAAACCTTGTATGACCTTGTTCAATACGGTATCGAAGGCAAAACTTACGTCCTGAACGGCGATACGGCGGAATATCCGGACGGCATGGATACCACTACAAGCAACTACATGGAGTGGGGCGGCCAATGGGCGTTCTGGAAGCCGCAGTTCATGCGTCCAACCATGACTTACGGACCAGGCTTCTGGGAGAATGAAGCGAAGTTCGCAAGCGAGCCTAACAATGTCAACTCGCCAATCGACGGCCTGTTCCTTGCGGAAGACGCGATTAAGAACGAAGTGGCGAAACGCGACGCGGCAAGCGACGAGCTGAGCAGACCAATCGAATTCGGCGTTGTGAAGGATGTAGACAAAGCGGTTAACGACTACATCGAGACGCAAAAGAAAAACGGTCTGGATAGCATCATTACGGAAACTCAAAAACAAATCGACGCATTCATTGCTAACAAGAAGTAA
- a CDS encoding S-layer homology domain-containing protein, producing MNTNRNWTKARAGMAKMLVMLMIFSTVGFIGLPGVYAADDAPDTASVTLGETPVESGISGRAGDNGDGLLTGTQAETPYWQTNKAEGTTYLYMNVSDDYLFDSADYDVDVTLRYFDEGNGSFLLQYDAQSAAFKDSAKFTYGDTKTWKDYTFNLSDAKFANRTNDSDFRIAIEGGGINGEQNPDLKLASVTVKKTLKETATPEASITLGQTPVSHGITAHPGDGAAENLLTGEIGGKTYWKTNQTISPTDHGANILYFYFDVSDSYLFNNADQDVFVTVEYYDSGSGSMKLQYDAQSAAFKDAPEFTYTNTNTWKKHTFKLGDAKFANGTNGGDFRLHVSGPGAIGANPDLYIASVSVKTQPQQNVSTETKVYDTVYKADDVVIADMSVKDFGAAGDGVKDDTKAFQDALAAAGNRGGGVVFAPAGTYKLTSHLIVPTGVTLRGDWISPDAAGGEVKGTILAVYADKGIENGPSFLQLAPVSGVTNLSVWYPEQSLGAPVAYPWTFEQLSGDSMTVKNVTLVNSYNGIKIGPSWNELHYVRNLYGTALKTGIFLDYTTDIGRLEHIRLASSYWAGSGLAGSPQQAELKAYTTANTEGIVMGRSDWEYMSDIDLADFKNGMRITTRTGSLETANAQLYKVNVHDSNVALKVEGVNDFGLLISDSSFKANAGVDPKAVYATEGFHSIVQFNQVTFGGTPHHAVVNEGSGVLSFENSTFENWDDQNGGYAIAAKGGSLILGQSAFSKAAKHVLLEGSVATVNSVNSGHNGSLAVTDNSDAAEVNVHQDAKYVLEQLPSVAALDLANRPKPATGSLFDITAAPYEADSTGETDVSAKIQQALDDADAAGGGTVYLPAGIYRVNTPLTVPSGVELRGSWDVPHHTIGGGTAIFTNYGENNPDGAAFISLEQDAGLRGLSVYYDQQSWTNVKPYAWTVQGKGSGVYLIDTTLINPYKGVDFGTYDTSGHYIDYVAGSPLMEGIFLGGGADGGLMRNVQFNPHYYGRNNFPNHPSTDQDFDAVWSYQKENLDAFRIGDVKSETIFNTFVYGSKYGIHFEEQNGVGPEAVVIGHGTDGSKKGAVLDAAGEAGLKLINTELVSMSSSDKVYVVVGEDFDSKAVFFNSSMWGDTTRSFDIFGGDVRIQQSNFTRVGQRGINAARGDITLYDSYFQQPNTNHVYAGPDIEKLIIANNLFKGGLQLINEAGTKVTGSNLVPVALDLVKGEFDESNPANANFALKLTNMTESDPLAGKIEVIAPDSYKDKFVPVRFKGIALGESVIVNLPYLSGDTLKYKVTLDNGYSYVTQVKTAQSFATRKDDNSQVQPNIDISSSTNYSSLGGIWGGKDDLSAQASVRYDNDNLYVTVRTTDNTHYQTWTNGDIWQGDSLQLGIDLSRKDGSASQNVNELGFALTNGGTISKWRWRAPAGVAAGAFNDADAVITRDEAAHQTVYDITLPLAALHGAGYTFSQEDPLGLTILLNEHDGAGRSGFIEYNQGIGTSKDATQFGDLYLLSSDYESLLEQSAEAAVAAAEQSKDVTSIDAATNFVSLLPQGTVKSGLSARLSALGGTTNPGNGSGSGSGSGAGQTDQPKVAVGANGAVQVEGKGTLDAGSKHAKLSLTAALLDQAFSKATAGQDGKKKITVVIPSAAGANGYSLELPSSYVNQQSPDKQIELVTPTGTILLSSDMLKPDAGKLGQTVTISIGSANTSGWSEQLKKKLGDRPVVDLSIQSAGQTIDWHNSQSPVTVSIPYTPSAAEKADAKKLTVWYIDGSGKPFPVPSGQYKEAAGSIVFTTKHFSQYAVAFVQKSFGDLNGYAWAKEAIEVLAAKGIINGVSDTSYAPGASITRADFVKLLVDTFGFASDTPGSFADVNSNRYYANAVATAKALGITNGAGGNRFNPEAPITREEAATFIERALTVAKAGLPAGTEDVLAVFSDANQISAYAKNSISALVKAGLLQGNDGLLEPQGQLTRAEAAVLFYRIYNQ from the coding sequence GTGAATACGAACCGAAATTGGACAAAAGCACGTGCCGGAATGGCAAAAATGCTAGTCATGCTGATGATTTTCTCTACTGTTGGTTTTATCGGATTGCCTGGTGTTTATGCTGCGGACGATGCTCCGGATACGGCGTCGGTTACGCTTGGAGAAACACCGGTGGAGAGTGGCATATCCGGCAGAGCCGGCGATAACGGAGACGGACTTCTAACGGGTACGCAAGCAGAAACCCCTTATTGGCAGACGAATAAAGCAGAAGGTACCACTTATCTGTATATGAACGTGAGCGACGATTACTTATTCGACAGCGCGGATTACGATGTTGACGTAACCCTCCGCTATTTCGATGAAGGAAACGGAAGCTTCCTGCTGCAATACGATGCGCAGTCGGCAGCCTTTAAGGACAGCGCAAAGTTTACTTACGGCGATACGAAGACGTGGAAGGACTACACCTTTAATCTGAGCGATGCCAAATTCGCCAACCGAACGAACGACTCCGACTTCCGGATCGCCATTGAAGGCGGCGGGATTAACGGCGAACAGAATCCGGACCTGAAGCTAGCAAGCGTGACGGTCAAAAAGACGCTTAAAGAAACGGCCACTCCGGAAGCCAGCATTACGCTTGGCCAAACTCCGGTATCGCATGGCATTACAGCCCATCCTGGCGATGGCGCTGCGGAAAATCTTTTGACCGGCGAGATCGGCGGCAAGACGTACTGGAAAACCAACCAGACGATCAGCCCAACCGACCATGGCGCCAATATTCTTTATTTCTACTTTGACGTTTCGGACAGCTATTTGTTCAATAACGCGGACCAGGATGTTTTCGTAACGGTCGAGTATTACGACAGCGGCAGCGGCAGCATGAAGCTGCAATACGATGCGCAGTCGGCAGCCTTTAAGGATGCGCCGGAATTTACTTATACGAACACCAATACGTGGAAAAAACATACGTTTAAGCTTGGCGACGCGAAGTTCGCAAACGGCACCAACGGCGGCGATTTCCGTCTTCACGTATCCGGGCCGGGGGCGATTGGCGCCAATCCGGATCTCTATATCGCTTCGGTATCGGTAAAAACCCAGCCGCAGCAAAATGTTTCGACGGAGACCAAAGTGTACGACACGGTCTATAAAGCGGATGATGTCGTGATCGCCGATATGAGCGTCAAGGACTTCGGCGCTGCCGGCGACGGCGTTAAGGATGATACCAAAGCGTTCCAGGACGCGCTTGCGGCAGCAGGCAACCGCGGGGGCGGCGTTGTTTTTGCACCGGCCGGCACGTATAAGCTGACTAGTCATCTGATTGTTCCGACAGGGGTAACGCTGCGCGGCGATTGGATTAGCCCCGATGCAGCAGGTGGCGAAGTAAAAGGAACGATCCTGGCTGTCTATGCCGATAAAGGCATCGAGAACGGCCCTAGCTTCCTGCAGCTGGCACCTGTGAGCGGCGTGACGAACTTGTCCGTCTGGTATCCGGAGCAGTCGCTTGGCGCACCGGTTGCTTATCCTTGGACGTTCGAGCAATTGTCCGGAGACAGCATGACGGTCAAAAATGTGACGCTGGTCAACTCTTACAACGGCATCAAGATAGGTCCTAGCTGGAACGAACTGCACTATGTGCGCAATTTGTACGGTACAGCACTCAAAACAGGCATTTTCCTTGACTACACCACGGATATTGGCAGGCTGGAGCATATCCGACTGGCGTCCTCCTATTGGGCAGGCTCAGGCTTGGCAGGCTCGCCGCAGCAGGCAGAGCTGAAAGCCTATACGACCGCTAACACCGAAGGGATCGTCATGGGCCGCTCGGACTGGGAGTATATGTCCGATATTGACCTGGCCGATTTCAAGAACGGCATGCGGATTACGACAAGAACGGGCAGCCTGGAGACGGCTAACGCCCAGCTCTACAAAGTTAATGTTCATGACAGCAACGTGGCGCTGAAGGTTGAAGGCGTTAACGATTTTGGACTTTTAATCTCGGACAGCAGCTTTAAAGCTAACGCAGGCGTTGACCCTAAAGCGGTCTATGCAACCGAAGGCTTCCACTCCATCGTTCAATTCAACCAAGTAACGTTTGGCGGTACGCCTCATCATGCGGTTGTGAATGAAGGCAGCGGCGTATTGTCGTTCGAGAACAGCACGTTCGAGAACTGGGATGATCAGAACGGAGGTTATGCGATTGCCGCGAAGGGCGGCTCGCTTATTCTAGGTCAGTCCGCGTTCTCTAAAGCTGCCAAGCATGTGCTCTTGGAAGGCAGTGTGGCTACGGTTAACTCGGTGAACTCCGGACATAACGGCAGTCTGGCGGTAACCGATAACAGCGATGCGGCAGAAGTTAACGTGCATCAGGATGCGAAATATGTGCTGGAGCAACTTCCTTCGGTTGCGGCCCTTGATCTGGCGAACCGTCCGAAACCGGCTACGGGCAGCCTGTTTGATATTACGGCTGCCCCTTACGAGGCGGACAGCACCGGCGAGACGGATGTATCCGCGAAAATCCAACAAGCGCTTGACGATGCCGATGCGGCTGGAGGCGGTACGGTTTATTTGCCGGCGGGCATTTACCGCGTCAATACCCCGCTTACGGTTCCTAGCGGAGTAGAGCTGCGCGGTTCATGGGATGTTCCGCATCATACGATTGGCGGGGGTACGGCGATTTTCACCAATTACGGGGAAAATAACCCTGACGGCGCTGCGTTTATCTCGCTAGAGCAGGATGCGGGTCTTAGAGGCTTATCCGTTTATTACGACCAGCAGAGCTGGACAAACGTGAAGCCTTACGCTTGGACCGTTCAAGGCAAAGGCAGCGGCGTTTATCTGATCGATACAACGCTTATCAACCCTTACAAAGGCGTAGATTTTGGCACTTACGATACGAGCGGTCATTACATTGATTACGTTGCAGGCTCTCCTCTAATGGAAGGCATTTTCCTCGGCGGCGGCGCTGACGGCGGATTAATGCGCAATGTTCAGTTCAACCCGCATTATTACGGGCGCAACAATTTCCCTAACCATCCTTCCACGGATCAGGACTTTGATGCGGTATGGAGCTATCAGAAAGAAAATCTGGATGCGTTCCGGATTGGCGATGTGAAGAGCGAGACGATCTTTAATACGTTTGTATACGGTTCGAAATACGGGATCCATTTTGAAGAGCAGAACGGGGTTGGACCTGAAGCGGTTGTCATCGGCCACGGTACGGACGGCAGCAAGAAGGGCGCCGTGCTTGATGCCGCGGGTGAAGCGGGTCTGAAGCTGATTAATACCGAGCTGGTGTCGATGAGTTCTTCGGACAAAGTGTATGTTGTTGTAGGCGAGGATTTTGATTCCAAAGCCGTATTCTTCAACTCTTCGATGTGGGGAGATACGACGCGTTCCTTTGATATTTTTGGAGGAGATGTCCGCATTCAGCAAAGCAACTTTACGAGAGTCGGGCAACGCGGCATTAACGCGGCCCGCGGCGACATTACGCTGTACGATTCTTACTTCCAGCAGCCAAACACGAATCATGTGTATGCCGGTCCGGACATCGAGAAGCTGATTATCGCAAACAACCTGTTTAAAGGCGGTTTGCAGCTGATCAACGAAGCGGGGACAAAGGTAACGGGTTCGAACCTGGTTCCGGTTGCGCTGGATCTGGTGAAAGGCGAGTTCGACGAGAGCAACCCGGCTAACGCGAATTTTGCTCTGAAGCTGACCAACATGACGGAATCCGATCCGCTTGCGGGTAAGATCGAAGTCATTGCGCCGGACAGCTACAAGGACAAATTTGTACCTGTTCGCTTCAAGGGGATCGCGCTTGGAGAGAGCGTAATTGTGAATCTCCCTTATTTGTCGGGCGACACTCTGAAGTACAAAGTAACGCTGGATAATGGCTATTCCTATGTGACGCAGGTGAAGACGGCTCAGTCGTTTGCCACGCGCAAGGACGATAACAGCCAGGTTCAACCTAATATCGATATTTCGAGCTCCACCAATTACTCGAGCCTAGGCGGCATTTGGGGCGGCAAGGACGACCTGAGCGCACAGGCAAGCGTCCGCTACGATAACGATAATCTGTATGTAACGGTTCGTACTACGGACAATACGCATTACCAGACCTGGACGAACGGCGATATTTGGCAGGGCGACAGCTTGCAGCTTGGTATCGATTTATCGAGAAAAGACGGCTCCGCCAGCCAAAACGTAAACGAGCTAGGTTTTGCCCTTACGAACGGCGGCACGATCTCGAAGTGGAGATGGCGTGCGCCTGCCGGTGTGGCAGCCGGAGCATTTAACGATGCGGATGCGGTTATTACGCGGGATGAAGCGGCTCATCAGACGGTGTACGACATTACCCTTCCGCTCGCTGCTCTGCACGGCGCAGGTTATACCTTCTCGCAGGAGGATCCGCTTGGTTTGACGATTTTGCTCAATGAACATGACGGCGCCGGCCGTTCGGGCTTTATTGAATATAACCAGGGGATCGGAACAAGCAAGGACGCTACGCAGTTTGGCGATCTGTACCTGCTGAGCTCGGACTACGAAAGTCTGCTCGAGCAATCGGCGGAAGCAGCGGTTGCAGCGGCTGAGCAGTCGAAGGATGTTACAAGCATTGATGCGGCAACCAACTTTGTCAGCCTGCTTCCGCAAGGAACGGTAAAATCCGGTCTCTCGGCAAGATTGTCGGCGCTTGGCGGAACAACAAATCCGGGTAACGGGTCGGGTTCCGGCTCGGGTTCCGGTGCTGGGCAAACGGATCAGCCGAAGGTGGCGGTTGGCGCGAATGGCGCGGTTCAGGTGGAAGGCAAGGGAACGCTTGATGCCGGTTCGAAACATGCAAAACTTTCGCTGACCGCTGCGTTGCTGGATCAAGCCTTCTCGAAAGCAACGGCTGGCCAGGACGGCAAGAAAAAGATCACCGTGGTGATTCCTAGCGCAGCTGGTGCAAATGGCTACTCCTTGGAGCTTCCTTCCAGCTATGTGAACCAGCAGTCGCCGGATAAGCAAATCGAACTGGTAACTCCGACAGGGACGATTCTGCTCTCCAGCGATATGCTGAAGCCGGATGCGGGTAAGCTTGGTCAGACGGTAACAATCAGCATTGGCAGCGCGAATACCAGCGGTTGGAGCGAGCAGCTGAAGAAGAAGCTTGGCGACCGTCCGGTTGTAGATTTGTCGATCCAGTCTGCTGGTCAGACTATTGACTGGCATAACAGCCAATCGCCGGTGACGGTATCCATTCCGTATACCCCTTCGGCAGCCGAAAAAGCCGATGCCAAAAAGCTGACCGTGTGGTATATCGACGGCAGCGGCAAGCCGTTCCCGGTACCTAGCGGACAGTATAAGGAAGCGGCCGGAAGCATCGTATTTACGACGAAGCATTTCAGCCAATACGCGGTTGCTTTCGTGCAAAAATCGTTCGGCGATCTGAACGGCTACGCTTGGGCAAAAGAAGCGATCGAGGTGCTTGCGGCGAAGGGAATCATTAATGGCGTATCCGATACGTCTTATGCTCCTGGCGCATCGATTACGAGAGCCGATTTCGTGAAGCTGCTTGTCGATACGTTTGGCTTTGCGTCTGACACTCCGGGCAGCTTTGCTGATGTGAACTCGAATCGTTATTATGCCAATGCGGTAGCCACGGCTAAGGCTCTTGGCATTACGAACGGTGCCGGAGGCAACCGGTTTAATCCTGAGGCTCCGATTACGAGAGAAGAAGCGGCAACGTTTATCGAGCGTGCTCTCACGGTTGCCAAGGCTGGCCTGCCAGCAGGTACAGAGGATGTACTCGCGGTTTTCTCCGATGCTAATCAGATTTCGGCATATGCGAAGAACAGCATAAGCGCGCTCGTGAAGGCGGGACTCTTGCAGGGCAATGACGGACTGCTGGAGCCACAAGGCCAATTGACGCGGGCGGAAGCAGCCGTATTGTTCTACCGGATTTATAATCAATAA
- a CDS encoding Gfo/Idh/MocA family protein: MSNIRIGFIGTGGIAGWHAKQLLELPEVQITALSDTSEGNRVAFAEKFGLQDARQFSAYEDMLEQGELDAVVICSPHTLHFRQAYDALDRGLHVLIEKPMTCSSEEAEQLIRKAEESGKVMQVSYQRHFQPEFLYIRNAIASGEIGRLTSVTASLSQEWYQLTEGTWRQVPSLSGGGFLMDSGSHIIDVLLWTTGMTPVEVKSQLQNHGAPVEIDSFTSIRFAEGVLAGLNFAGYAPGWNETFAFCGDNGGIYYDNGKITLRRLNEEPIVPELPEATTNQDKSFIDAIFGRHEVLVPGEFALKVVSLSEMIYQAAGYDPLKR, translated from the coding sequence ATGAGCAACATTCGAATTGGGTTTATTGGAACGGGAGGTATTGCCGGCTGGCATGCCAAGCAGCTGCTGGAGCTCCCGGAGGTTCAAATTACCGCGCTATCGGATACCAGCGAAGGCAATCGCGTTGCTTTTGCTGAAAAATTTGGTTTGCAGGATGCCCGGCAGTTCTCCGCTTATGAGGATATGCTTGAGCAGGGGGAGCTGGATGCGGTTGTGATTTGCTCGCCGCATACGCTTCATTTCAGACAAGCCTACGATGCGTTGGACAGAGGGCTGCATGTGCTTATCGAGAAGCCGATGACTTGCTCGTCGGAGGAAGCCGAGCAGCTTATCCGGAAGGCGGAAGAGTCGGGGAAAGTGATGCAGGTGTCGTACCAGCGGCATTTTCAGCCGGAATTTCTGTACATTCGGAATGCCATTGCAAGCGGGGAGATCGGCAGGCTGACCTCTGTAACCGCTTCACTTAGCCAAGAGTGGTATCAGCTTACGGAAGGCACGTGGAGACAGGTTCCTTCGCTCTCCGGCGGCGGATTCCTGATGGACTCCGGCAGCCATATTATCGACGTGCTGCTCTGGACGACCGGAATGACTCCTGTGGAAGTAAAGTCCCAGCTTCAGAACCATGGAGCGCCGGTTGAAATCGACAGCTTCACTTCCATCCGTTTCGCGGAAGGGGTGCTGGCGGGCTTGAACTTTGCCGGTTATGCGCCTGGCTGGAACGAGACGTTTGCGTTCTGCGGGGACAACGGCGGCATCTACTATGACAATGGTAAAATTACGCTTCGCCGTTTGAATGAGGAGCCAATTGTACCGGAGCTTCCGGAGGCAACCACGAATCAGGACAAAAGCTTTATCGACGCTATCTTTGGCCGCCACGAAGTGCTTGTCCCTGGCGAGTTCGCCCTCAAGGTCGTATCCTTAAGCGAAATGATCTACCAGGCAGCGGGCTACGATCCGCTGAAAAGATAA